The Terriglobus roseus region GCCCTTCTTCAGCAGAAACTCTGCGAGATAGGCGCCATCCTGTCCGGTTACACCGGTGATAAGAGCTTTTTTCAACGTCATCCCTTAATTTGCAATGTTTTTCGGTCTCTACGTGGACCATTCTTGTTAAGTCTACTCTGCTGGAATGGGAGGAGCTGGTGGCCGACGGCGACGACGACGGTTCACCAATGCGAAGCGGAACGGAGTCTGCGGCCGTTCAAACGGACGTCCGCGATATTCATTGACGGCGGAACGCAGGTCACGTTCGAACTGTTCCAAAACCTGTTCGCGTCCCAGATTCCGTACTGCATATTGACGCGCGTTTTCACCCATGCGCATCCGTTGCGTTGGATTCGCGGCGAGCATCTGAACAGCGTCCACCATCGCCTCTACATCTTCCGGTGGAACCACCACGCCGCAGGGAGAGCTACCGTCAACACCGCCCGAGATCACCGTTCCAAGCTGCGTATCTGTTGGTGAGGTTGCGATCGTTGCGCGCCCGCTGGATAACATGCCCGTCAGCTTTGACGGCATCACCAGGTCCGCCGCGCCCGCACGCTGCGGCAACAGATGGACGTCAGCACAATTCAGAAGCTCATTCAACGATTCCAGTGGCTGAAGCGGCAGCAAGGTCACGTTCGTCAGTCCGCGCACCATCTCTTCCAACTCAGCGCGAAAGGCTCCCTCACCACATAGAAGGAAATGGATGGACGTATCTTGACTCAACGCCGCAGCAACCTTGGGCAACAACTCAAGTCCTTGCTTGTTGCCCATGTTCCCGCTGTACAGGAACACCGTCTTCCCTTCCAGACCAAGCTCTGAGCGGAAACGGTTGGGTGCATCTGGCGCTTGTGGCTTTACCAGGTCGATATCTACCCAGTTAGGAAACAAAACAATACGTTCCGGTCGAACATCCTTCGTAAGCGAACGTTCCACCATACGCACAGAGATACTGGAAACGCGCTGAAACGCTTTTGAGAATGTCTTCTCCAGCAGCATGGCGAATGTATGGATCGGCCCCTTCTTCGGCAGCATACCCAGATCAAACGCTGCATCCACTTCAAAATCCTGCACATGCAGCCAAGCCGGCGTATGTGCCAGTCGCGATGCCAACAGTGCAAAGGGGGCGCAGAAAAATGTGGGTTCTACGGTCCAGATAATGTCCGGCGCACCCGCGCGGGATGCCATCACTTCACGCATCAGTACAGGGAAAGAACTCAATGCAAAAGAGAACAAGTGACGCACACGCTTGATCCCCGTTACCTTCTCGGGAACGTACAACGGACAGCGGAACACCAGTGGATCTCCGTGACCATCACCAGCCTCGCCGCCGCCCTCGCGGACGTATCCCCGTCCACGGTAGTCGTCTGCAATTTTCCAGGCAGGATAATACGGAGGCGCTGTCACCACTCGCACTCGATGGCCACGCGCAGCCAGCCACGCCGCCATTTCGCCAGTGTATTTTCCGATGCCGGTCAGTTCCGGGGCATAGTTCAGCCCGTAAATCAGGATGTCCAGATGGGGGCTCCTTCACAGCCTGTCAGATGAAGATATCGCCTCTCATCATAGCTTCCGGGCGTGCCCTTCTTCGTCACAGTCTAAGGAATTCTTCCCTTCTGCATCAGGAAAACTTGCGCTAAACCGTTTTCCCTCATGGCTTTCGAATCACCGGGTGACCATACTGCTGGTGCACAAGTACGATAGGTTCATGCGTTCTCCCATCGCCCTGACGGCGCTCGCGTTGCTGCTTCTCTTTGCGATCGCGGCCCTATTAGCGCCTTGGGCTGCGCCGTATGATCCTGCCGGATTACATCTGCAGCAGCGCCTCCTGTCCCCCGGCCACCACTTCCTGCTGGGCACCGACGAACTAGGGCGCGACATCTTTTCGCGCATTCTCTTTGGAGCGCGACTCTCTCTTGCAGTCGCCGTGACTGTTGTCAGTCTCTCGCTTTTACTGGGGCTCATCATCGGATCCATCGCCGGCTACTACGGCGGCTGGCGAGACACCATTCTGAACGTCTACGTAATGAACGCCTTCATGGCCATGCCGGGCATTCTTCTAGCCATCGCCTTCGTCGCCTTCCTTGGCCCTGGCCTCCGCAACGTGATTCTTGCACTTACCCTTTCCGGTTGGGTGAACTACGCGCGACTTGTCCGCGCACAAGTCATGTCTGCACGCGAACGAGAGTTTGTGGAAGCGGCGCGTTCTCTTGGAGCGGGCGATCTCCGCATTCTGCTTCGACACATCCTGCCCAATATCGTGCAGCCGGTCATCGTGCAAGCGGCTATCGGTATGGCAGGCGCGGTTCTTGCAGAAGCCACACTCAGCTTCCTTGGCCTGGGAGTGCCTCCACCAGCCGCAAGCTGGGGTTCTATGCTGAACGACGCGAGGGCGCATCTTTTCGATGCGCCACATATGGTCATTGCCCCAGCAGTCGCCGTAATGCTGTGTGTACTCGCGTTTTCATTCCTTGGGGACGCTCTGCGCGACTGGTCTGATCCGCGTACGCGCTGATCTCGTCACAAACCCTGGCAGAAATAAGAACGCCCGGATCTCATGCGAGATCGACGGGCGTCCGCAGACTAACCCTCCCCCAGGGTTGTCCACGAAATCAAAATTAGCACCTGAATCTATGTTTTGCAGCGCACTAAAGTAACAAAAAAGTAACCATCCGATTTTGGTTACATCAAATCGCGGAATATTTTGGTTTCCACGGCTTCGGCATTCATGCC contains the following coding sequences:
- a CDS encoding glycosyltransferase WbuB — its product is MDILIYGLNYAPELTGIGKYTGEMAAWLAARGHRVRVVTAPPYYPAWKIADDYRGRGYVREGGGEAGDGHGDPLVFRCPLYVPEKVTGIKRVRHLFSFALSSFPVLMREVMASRAGAPDIIWTVEPTFFCAPFALLASRLAHTPAWLHVQDFEVDAAFDLGMLPKKGPIHTFAMLLEKTFSKAFQRVSSISVRMVERSLTKDVRPERIVLFPNWVDIDLVKPQAPDAPNRFRSELGLEGKTVFLYSGNMGNKQGLELLPKVAAALSQDTSIHFLLCGEGAFRAELEEMVRGLTNVTLLPLQPLESLNELLNCADVHLLPQRAGAADLVMPSKLTGMLSSGRATIATSPTDTQLGTVISGGVDGSSPCGVVVPPEDVEAMVDAVQMLAANPTQRMRMGENARQYAVRNLGREQVLEQFERDLRSAVNEYRGRPFERPQTPFRFALVNRRRRRRPPAPPIPAE
- a CDS encoding ABC transporter permease; its protein translation is MRSPIALTALALLLLFAIAALLAPWAAPYDPAGLHLQQRLLSPGHHFLLGTDELGRDIFSRILFGARLSLAVAVTVVSLSLLLGLIIGSIAGYYGGWRDTILNVYVMNAFMAMPGILLAIAFVAFLGPGLRNVILALTLSGWVNYARLVRAQVMSAREREFVEAARSLGAGDLRILLRHILPNIVQPVIVQAAIGMAGAVLAEATLSFLGLGVPPPAASWGSMLNDARAHLFDAPHMVIAPAVAVMLCVLAFSFLGDALRDWSDPRTR